One region of Glycine max cultivar Williams 82 chromosome 9, Glycine_max_v4.0, whole genome shotgun sequence genomic DNA includes:
- the LOC100804100 gene encoding mitogen-activated protein kinase kinase 9 encodes MALVRHRRHPNLRLPLPEPSERRPRFPLPLPPTTTIAKPSAGDTIASADLEKLAVLGHGNGGTVYKVRHKTTSATYALKIIHSDADATTRRRAFSETSILRRATDCPHVVRFHGSFENPSGDVAILMEYMDGGTLETALATGGTFSEERLAKVARDVLEGLAYLHARNIAHRDIKPANILVNSEGEVKIADFGVSKLMCRTLEACNSYVGTCAYMSPDRFDPEAYGGNYNGFAADIWSLGLTLFELYVGHFPFLQAGQRPDWATLMCAICFSDPPSLPETASPEFHDFVECCLKKESGERWTAAQLLTHPFVCKDPETC; translated from the coding sequence ATGGCCCTCGTCCGCCACCGCCGCCACCCCAACCTCCGCCTCCCCCTCCCGGAGCCCTCAGAGCGCCGCCCCCGCTTCCCCCTTCCCCTCCCTCCCACCACCACCATCGCCAAACCCTCCGCCGGCGACACCATCGCCTCCGCCGACCTGGAGAAGCTCGCCGTCCTCGGCCACGGCAACGGCGGCACCGTCTACAAGGTCCGCCACAAGACCACCTCCGCCACCTACGCGCTGAAAATCATCCACTCCGACGCTGACGCCACCACGCGCCGCCGCGCCTTCTCGGAAACATCCATCCTCCGCCGCGCCACCGACTGTCCCCACGTCgtccgcttccacggctccttCGAGAATCCCTCCGGCGACGTGGCGATCCTCATGGAGTACATGGACGGCGGCACCCTCGAGACCGCCCTCGCCACCGGCGGCACGTTCTCGGAAGAGCGACTCGCCAAGGTGGCGCGTGACGTTCTCGAGGGGCTCGCGTACCTCCACGCGCGCAACATCGCGCACCGCGACATAAAGCCCGCCAACATCCTAGTAAACTCCGAAGGAGAAGTTAAGATTGCAGACTTCGGAGTTAGCAAACTCATGTGCCGCACGCTTGAAGCGTGCAACTCTTATGTCGGCACGTGCGCGTACATGAGTCCCGACCGGTTCGACCCGGAAGCATATGGCGGGAACTATAACGGTTTTGCTGCAGATATTTGGAGTTTGGGTTTAACCCTATTTGAGCTCTATGTGGGTCATTTTCCATTTCTTCAAGCGGGTCAAAGACCCGATTGGGCTACCCTTATGTGTGCCATTTGCTTCAGCGACCCACCGAGCCTCCCCGAGACCGCATCGCCGGAGTTTCACGATTTTGTCGAGTGCTGCCTCAAGAAGGAGTCCGGGGAGAGGTGGACGGCGGCTCAGCTCTTGACCCACCCGTTTGTGTGCAAAGACCCGGAAACCTGTTAA